Proteins from a genomic interval of Capsicum annuum cultivar UCD-10X-F1 chromosome 4, UCD10Xv1.1, whole genome shotgun sequence:
- the LOC107869571 gene encoding uncharacterized protein LOC107869571 — protein sequence MFLEKIMAKFLTCVLLVAALLFVGTMISPVESETCYQIHPEILCDQNKVEPKCLPFCKKKFGPKAGGQCIEQVGFDGPFCACDYPC from the exons ATGTTTCTAGAAAAAATAATGGCAAAGTTTTTGACTTGTGTCCTTCTCGTTGCTGCTCTGTTGTTTG TTGGAACAATGATTTCACCTGTTGAATCTGAAACTTGCTATCAAATACATCCAGAAATATTGTGCGATCAAAACAAAGTTGAGCCAAAATGTTTACCATTTTGCAAGAAAAAATTTGGACCCAAAGCTGGTGGTCAATGCATTGAGCAGGTTGGCTTTGACGGACCATTTTGTGCTTGCGATTATCCTTGCTAG